The Oxalobacteraceae bacterium OTU3CINTB1 genome includes a window with the following:
- the pheT gene encoding phenylalanine--tRNA ligase subunit beta — translation MQFSENWLRTMVDPKMTSDELAHLLTMSGLEVEEVEAVAPPFSNVVVGLVRDMAKHPNADRLNVCQVDVGTGTLLNIVCGAPNVRPGLKVVCAMAGAVLPPGADGKPFEIKVGQLRGVESQGMLCSAKELKLSEEGSGLLELPDDAPVGKNFRDYYALNDLKFTIKLTPNKADCLSVLGVAREVSALTGVALHAPQFRNAAVNSDEVLPVKISAPDLCGRFSGRVIRNLNAKAATPDWMKQRLERSGQRSVSALVDISNYVMLELGRPTHVFDLAKIHGGLDVRWGKAGETLKLLNGNTVNIDEWVGVIADDKEIESLAGIMGGDATAVSLETESIYLEAAFWWPNAIQGRARKYNFSTDAAHRFERGVDYATTVEHIERITSLLIEICGTAATKVGPVDDQIVNIPQRQPVKMRTARAQKVIGVALDDKVVADIFTRLALPFTLEDGVFSVTSPSYRFDIEIEEDLIEEVARVYGFENIPTVAPVAANTMIIAPENTRSLFAVRHQLADLGFQEVVNMSFVEAAWEQDFGGNTNPIKLQNPIASQMSVMRSTLVGSLVANVRYNLNRKTNRVRVFEVGAIYQRDDSVPDGPLTVAGYNQPKRVAAIAYGTVADEQWGQDSRAVDFFDLKADLEHLFAPLSLRFVKAEHPALHPGRSAQVLLDGKVIGFIGELHPRWMQKYELPQAPVVFEVDAVALQQRSVPEYAEISKFPGATRDLAVVVKQDVPAQDLVDAFNAAVQASPQGKIVQAIVLFDEYRGKGLEQDEKSLAFRFSLQDTQNTLQDDVVEAVMAAVGDAAKQKHGARLRS, via the coding sequence ATGCAATTCTCCGAAAACTGGCTCCGCACCATGGTCGATCCGAAGATGACTTCGGACGAACTGGCCCACCTGCTGACAATGTCCGGCCTGGAAGTGGAAGAAGTCGAAGCGGTCGCGCCGCCGTTCTCCAACGTGGTGGTCGGTCTGGTGCGCGACATGGCCAAGCATCCGAACGCGGACCGCCTCAACGTTTGCCAGGTCGATGTCGGCACCGGCACCTTGCTCAACATCGTCTGCGGCGCGCCGAACGTGCGTCCGGGCCTGAAGGTCGTGTGCGCCATGGCCGGCGCCGTGCTGCCACCGGGCGCCGACGGCAAGCCGTTCGAGATCAAGGTCGGCCAGCTGCGCGGCGTCGAGTCGCAGGGCATGCTGTGCTCGGCCAAGGAACTGAAATTGTCGGAAGAGGGCAGCGGCCTGCTGGAGCTGCCGGACGACGCGCCGGTCGGCAAGAACTTCCGCGACTACTACGCGCTCAACGACCTCAAATTCACCATCAAGCTGACCCCGAACAAGGCGGATTGCCTGTCGGTGCTGGGCGTGGCGCGCGAAGTGTCGGCGCTGACCGGCGTCGCGCTGCACGCGCCGCAGTTCCGCAACGCCGCCGTCAACAGCGACGAAGTGCTGCCGGTGAAAATCTCGGCGCCGGACCTGTGCGGCCGTTTCTCCGGCCGCGTGATCCGCAACCTGAACGCCAAGGCCGCCACCCCGGACTGGATGAAGCAGCGCCTCGAGCGCAGCGGCCAGCGCTCGGTGTCGGCACTGGTGGACATCTCCAACTATGTGATGCTCGAACTGGGCCGTCCGACCCACGTGTTCGACCTGGCCAAGATCCACGGCGGCCTCGACGTCCGCTGGGGCAAGGCCGGCGAAACCTTGAAGCTGTTGAACGGCAACACCGTCAACATCGACGAGTGGGTCGGCGTGATCGCCGACGACAAGGAAATCGAATCGCTGGCCGGCATCATGGGTGGCGACGCCACCGCCGTGTCGCTGGAGACCGAATCGATCTACCTGGAAGCGGCGTTCTGGTGGCCGAACGCCATTCAGGGCCGCGCCCGCAAGTACAATTTCTCGACCGACGCGGCGCACCGCTTCGAGCGCGGCGTCGACTACGCGACCACGGTCGAGCATATCGAGCGCATCACCTCGCTGCTGATCGAAATCTGCGGCACGGCGGCGACCAAGGTCGGTCCGGTCGACGACCAGATCGTCAACATTCCGCAACGCCAGCCGGTCAAGATGCGCACCGCGCGCGCGCAGAAAGTCATCGGCGTGGCGCTGGACGACAAGGTCGTGGCCGACATCTTCACCCGCCTGGCGCTGCCGTTCACGCTGGAAGACGGCGTGTTTTCGGTCACTTCGCCAAGCTACCGCTTCGACATCGAAATCGAGGAAGACCTGATCGAGGAAGTCGCGCGCGTCTACGGCTTCGAGAACATCCCAACGGTTGCCCCGGTGGCCGCCAACACGATGATCATCGCGCCGGAAAACACCCGTTCGCTGTTCGCCGTGCGCCACCAGTTGGCCGACCTGGGCTTCCAGGAAGTGGTCAACATGAGCTTTGTGGAAGCGGCGTGGGAGCAGGACTTCGGCGGCAACACCAATCCGATCAAGCTGCAAAACCCGATCGCCAGCCAGATGAGCGTGATGCGCTCGACGCTGGTCGGCAGCCTGGTCGCCAACGTGCGCTACAACCTCAACCGCAAAACCAACCGCGTGCGCGTGTTCGAAGTCGGCGCGATCTACCAGCGCGACGACAGCGTGCCCGACGGCCCGCTGACGGTGGCCGGCTACAACCAGCCTAAACGCGTCGCCGCGATCGCCTACGGCACCGTGGCGGACGAGCAGTGGGGCCAGGACAGCCGCGCGGTCGACTTCTTCGACCTGAAGGCGGACCTGGAACACCTGTTCGCGCCGTTGTCACTGCGCTTCGTCAAGGCCGAACATCCGGCGCTGCATCCTGGCCGCTCGGCGCAGGTGCTCCTCGACGGTAAGGTGATCGGCTTCATCGGCGAGCTGCATCCGCGCTGGATGCAGAAGTACGAGCTGCCGCAGGCGCCGGTCGTGTTCGAGGTCGATGCGGTTGCTTTGCAGCAACGATCCGTGCCAGAATACGCAGAGATCTCGAAGTTCCCCGGCGCCACGCGCGATCTGGCCGTCGTGGTCAAGCAAGACGTCCCGGCGCAGGATTTGGTGGACGCGTTTAATGCTGCCGTGCAAGCAAGTCCGCAAGGAAAAATCGTGCAAGCCATTGTTTTGTTTGATGAATATCGTGGCAAAGGTTTGGAACAGGACGAGAAATCGCTTGCTTTCCGCTTTAGCTTGCAAGATACTCAAAACACGCTGCAGGACGATGTTGTCGAGGCCGTCATGGCCGCGGTAGGCGATGCGGCGAAGCAAAAACACGGCGCGCGCTTACGGTCTTGA